ACGCTCGGTCTGGGGCGTGTGCATCTGGGCGGCATCTCGATGGGCGCCTACACCGGCCTGCAGTACCTGCGCCGCCATGGCAGTGCACGGATCAAGGGTTACCTGCACATCGACCAGGCGCCGATGGCGCGCAACGTCCCCGGCTGGCGCTGGGGCCTGTTCGGCGAGCAGCACGAACGGCGCATGGACGAATTCCGCGAACTGATCGCGCTGATGGAAAGCCACGGCCGCGACACGCCCTGGCAGGCGGTGGCACCGGAAACCCGTGCGCGGCTGTGGTGCTCGCTGGCGCAGTTCATGGGGGACGCCTTCCACAACCGCAGCCTCAGTCTGGGGTTGAACTGGCTGCTGCGCCACGAACGCATCGCGCGCCGCCTGCTGCCGCCCCACAACTGGCCGGTGTATCTCGACGTGATGCGGGCCTACGTCGATCGCGATTACGACATGCGCTCGTCGCTGTCGAGCATCGACGTGCCGATGACGGTGATGGTCGGCACCGAGTCCGTCATGTATCCGGCGCCCGGCCAGATCTGGATCAAGTCGCAAGTACCGCATGCGCGGGTGGTGTGCTTCGAAAACTGCGGCCATGCCGTGATGCTGGAGAAACCGCGCCAGTTCGTCTGGGCGCTGGCGCGTTTCCTGTCCGAGAGCGCGGCCCTGTCCGGCACGGCGCGCGAGGCGATGCCGCGCAAGAAAGCGGCCTGATATGACCGTTCATTCCCGCGCTGGCGGGAATCCGGTGAGACGGATGGCTTTTTGACTGGATCCCCGTTACCGCGGGGATGACAGTATCAATCCGACCGCGTCGACAGCCAGTCCGCCGCGAACAGCCAGGTCGTGCCCGGCGCCTTGCTGCCGGCGAACACGCCGGCATGGCCGCCCGGCGCGACGATGAAGTCCTTGTCGCGCGAGCCGACGATGTCCATCACCTTCTTCGCCGCCTCGAGCGTCACGATGCGATCGTTTTCGCCGGCAATCGCCAGCAGCGAGCACTCGATGCGGTCCAGCAGCGCCTTGTCCTCCGGACCCAGCCGAAGCTTG
This portion of the Nevskiales bacterium genome encodes:
- a CDS encoding alpha/beta hydrolase — encoded protein: MPYIKLQDQNRLHYLDIGRGPPVVLLHGFGMHAAHWLPFVAPLAMRYRFILPDLRGFGRSHHVNLNQDCLLSNYADDVEHLLDTLGLGRVHLGGISMGAYTGLQYLRRHGSARIKGYLHIDQAPMARNVPGWRWGLFGEQHERRMDEFRELIALMESHGRDTPWQAVAPETRARLWCSLAQFMGDAFHNRSLSLGLNWLLRHERIARRLLPPHNWPVYLDVMRAYVDRDYDMRSSLSSIDVPMTVMVGTESVMYPAPGQIWIKSQVPHARVVCFENCGHAVMLEKPRQFVWALARFLSESAALSGTAREAMPRKKAA